GAGAAGGGTCGGTTCATGTGCTCATCCTCGTGGTGTTCCGCGGACTCCGGGCGGGGCCGGTCAGGCCCGGCTCCGGTACCGCCGCAGCAGGTGCCAGCTGCACGCGCCGACGAGGACCGCTCCGACGACGACGAGGGTGGTGACGAGCATGGTGTCTCCTTCCGTTGCCCGGCCCGTGCGGCCGGTACGGGGATAGGAGACGGCGGACCCCGAAAAGGATTCACCCCCGCCGCGGAGATCTCGCGCGGCGGGGGCGGAGCCCGCCCGGGAGCGCCGGCGGGTCAGACCGGCAGGCGCGCCAGCAGGCCCGCGAAGTCCGTCGACGGCGGCAGTGTCCCGAAGGCGAGGCCCCGGTCGCCGGAGAGGCGGGACGCGCAGAACGCGTCGGCCACCGCCGCCGGCGCGTGCCGGACGAGCAGCGAGCCCTGGAGGACGAGCGCGGCCCGCTCGGCGACCCGGCGGGCGCGCAGCGGCGCGTCCTCGGTGAGCCGCAGCTCGCCCCGGAGCTCCGTCCAGGCGGCGTCGAGCCGCCGGTCGGCACCGGACGCCGCCTCGATCTCCGTGCGGAACGCCTCCAGGGCCTCCGGCTCGCGGGCGAGGGCGCGCAGCAGGTCGAGCGCGGTGACGTTGCCGGAGCCCTCCCAGATGCTGTTGAGCGGGGCCTCGCGGTAGAGGCGGGGCATGCCCGATGCCTCGTCGTAGCCGTTGCCGCCCAGGCACTCCAGGGCCTCGGCGACCGCGGCCGGCTGCCGCTTGCAGACCCAGTACTTGCCGACGGCCGTGGCCAGCCGCAGGAAGGCGCGCTCGCGTGCGTCGCCGAGCCGGGCGCGGTCGGCGGCGCCGGCCAGCCGCAGGCCGAGGGTGGTGGCGGCCTCCGACTCCAGGGCCAGGTCGGCGAGGACGTTCCGCATCAGCGGCTGGTCGACGAGGCGGGCGCCGAACGCCGAGCGGTGGCGGGCGTGGTGGGCCGCCTGGGCGAGCGCGCCGCGGATGCCGGCGGCGGAGCCGAGCACACAGTCCAGGCGGGTCATCGTCACCATGTCGATGATGGTCCGCACGCCCTTGCCCTCGGTGCCGACCAGCCAGGCGACCGTGTCGTCGAACTCCGGCTCGCTGCTGGCGTTGGAGCGGTTGCCGAGCTTGTCCTTGAGCCGCTGGATGCGGAAGGTGTTGCGGCCGCCGTCGGGCAGGACGCGCGGCACGAGGAAGCAGGACAGGCCGCCGGGCGCCTGCGCGAGGACGAGGAAGAGGTCGTTCATCGGCGCGCTGGTGAACCACTTGTGGCCGCGCAACCGCCAGGTTCCGTCCGGGAGTTCGGTGGCGGTGGTGGTGTTGGCGCGGACGTCGCTGCCGCCCTGCTTCTCCGTCATGCCCATCCCGGCGAGCAGCCCGCGCTTGCCCGTCGGGATGCGGAGGCCGGGGTCGTACGTGCGGCTGGTGAGCAGCGGCTCGTAC
The Streptomyces roseofulvus genome window above contains:
- a CDS encoding acyl-CoA dehydrogenase family protein → MTTVPGTDAAATPRSNPTAVTHAVTNQTPPLTGHDAAADPVLLEGVEREGAGWHLADLHRFGRVVAGEEAQHWADQANRHEPELRTHDRYGNRIDEVEFHPAYHRLMDLSVSEGIAGAAWADERPGAHVARAGGFMLAGMLEPGHLCPVSMTYAVVPALRHSPDLAKTYEPLLTSRTYDPGLRIPTGKRGLLAGMGMTEKQGGSDVRANTTTATELPDGTWRLRGHKWFTSAPMNDLFLVLAQAPGGLSCFLVPRVLPDGGRNTFRIQRLKDKLGNRSNASSEPEFDDTVAWLVGTEGKGVRTIIDMVTMTRLDCVLGSAAGIRGALAQAAHHARHRSAFGARLVDQPLMRNVLADLALESEAATTLGLRLAGAADRARLGDARERAFLRLATAVGKYWVCKRQPAAVAEALECLGGNGYDEASGMPRLYREAPLNSIWEGSGNVTALDLLRALAREPEALEAFRTEIEAASGADRRLDAAWTELRGELRLTEDAPLRARRVAERAALVLQGSLLVRHAPAAVADAFCASRLSGDRGLAFGTLPPSTDFAGLLARLPV